In Lactuca sativa cultivar Salinas chromosome 5, Lsat_Salinas_v11, whole genome shotgun sequence, the DNA window aaaagttacacaatttagaagttcgacgagtcaaattacgcccatcgtaatttgagtacgcccagcgtacttagaggggtgcaacttgtctgaccaatactcgagtacCACTGGTCGACGCAcacagtgacgtcaaagtacgcccagcgtaacctgagtacacccaacgtaaattgaaattacgcccagcgtaatcccagatccagcagcctataaatagaactcgagatcagccattttccttgcgatttttcttactatctctctaagttttgcatcgttttgcgtgccaatcatatcccggagccccggtattattcccgagccccgaagcaagttccaaagtcccgaggatcccgagaagtgagattttcgagccgaagccctgcccgcgaggagcccggtttttgtgaagattttccagatctacggagaaacactacttctgcaagccgtagtgctgcccgatcgtcttccgatcaagtgagtgtgtagtcattttcattccaacgcaatattatgaagtattctatataaaatacgtgctatgtgtatatattttgctgttatatgtgtgaatgtatattcactcttttctatctcatagatgtgatatattctctatgaaatacgtgttatgtgtgtatgcctcatcggttatgtggaatatgtattgattaaagcatgatatacagggttttaaacaatgtataaaaatgtatatttttatctactaatatgttgggtagaacatgggtagataattggtgtgaaataaacagatgagaggcctcggtgttattagtgttattctagtcattcagcagagtatggatgacgaccacagactattctagactgtcctgtggaacactagcaggttcattacctgtaggtgttgtgaacgacgtgttcaccggtgtactctatcccccacatggttgcctttagggcacttattgttgaggaagcccctctgcaataatgtccgtcccgatgaaaatcctgaattaggttccttataatagatgttattttagggacgtaaagtgaggataacgggaatgggtaatcgggtttattgtggattgttgaaattaaatataattattgtgggttgaaaaccctatatgctcaccaggctcccaagcctgacccactcagtttatttgtattacaggaagtggcgcaagagcttaagatgggcgaatcatcaagttgttttgtttacaagtctgtatatgtatatatttgttgaatgacttgtaatgttatcgtttatgctttatgatctgtatcggaacatgacatcccgaattttgattatgaaatgaaatcatatttttatatgaaattttttgataaatatctattttatcatgttttgtttttgggaacaaattccgcatctcttttaaaattaaaaggatttactctgaaaatgtttaaaaagcataaatgaaaacggtcttttctggccgagattttggggatgtcacaagcactcacatgtgtcatcattaaatcatcgaggggccacatatattgcttttatcccgaaggtaaaaggaatggataaacttcgactcatatggcttgttctactacttgttgaatcataagcAAAGGTACGttttacaacatcctatggtgtagtataccaaaacccaaaaacatatcctaactccctccaaaatccaaaacacacactcgaagcatatcctccaacgttcGAATAATTTGCTCGCTCTGACCGTTAGTCTGTGGGTGGAAAGCCGTACTGAAaaggagacgagtacccaacacgtcgtggaacctcttccaaaatctggtaGTGAACCGTACGTCACCGTCTGAAACCACAAAAAATGGCACCCCATGCTATGCTACGACCTCCCTGATGTATACCTCAACCAACTTCTCTGTatagatactctcctgaatcaggATAAAATGTGcgttcttggtcaatcgatccatgatgacccaaattgaATTCACTCCGCGCGTAGTCTTGAGTATCAAGAAGACGTCGTTGCTCGTCTTCAAGACGTGTTATAGCATACTCTATATGGAACTCATCCCCATCGTTCGAGTCACTAGATGTTGGagactaaaaataaaatatacctAAATTATAGTAATATACTATTTAAAGATCAACGCGCATAAAAAtattcaataataataataatagcaacTTGGTGAAACATGTCCATAACAAGAAGAAAACATAATTGCAACTAGTTTATCATAACAGGTTTGTCTGCACTTGCTCCAGTGCTATCTTTTAAAGTTCTATCTGCTTTCAATTTAAGTTTTAATACCCTTTCTGATATCTTTCTTAATTTTCTAGGTGTCTTTGCtggtttatgtttttattttatgttgaAACTCAACATCTTGGTTTTTTATTTGCAAAAACAAAATTCCAAGAATATTTTAATACattacaataaaaataaattaaaattataaaacttttgttttttgattttaccTTTATTGGGCATAATTCTGAAAGTTCATGTAAATGGAATACAACTTCGTCGTCCGTAAAACCCATTTTTTTTAACAACATCCACACAAACTCGTctttggactaacatgagttaTTAAACAATATTTTGAAAAAACTTATAAGTATAGTTATTTTGGATTGATATTGCGTAACATCATTCTAGAATAGTTCATCGGGTTCTGGACCACGTTCTTCATGTTCCGAACTTACATTACCATTCTGGAACCCCTACAAAACCTAATTTGGGACGAAAACAAGAGATTAGAAACACACTACAAAGTACTTACATGAGATTCATACACGTACAatgagaaaaacataaaaaaggaTAATCCATATTCGATCATAGTATTCCAGATTCGTTCTTCATATTCCGGACCATTCCGGAATACGTAAGtcgttttataaaatcaaatgcAAAGTAACTTAAATAGTATAACTTACTTGGTTTGACGAATCCATGCTGCAAATATGGTCCGAAATGCGGGTAGATCGTGCTTTAGATTTGCAAATTCTGGAATGCGTATTCCAGATTTTTTGTGTGTtggactcatatatatatatatatatatatatatatatatatatatatatatatatatatatatatatatatatatatataccatttgatacgtttggtttcctcgtGCCGAATACGGTGGAGCATCTTAATTGAGTACAACGGATCATGCATAATAATGTTACATCCCCTAGATCTATGAATGTAGTAttcaaaagaattagttttacCATACAAAAAGGCTTAACGACGCAACTTGTTGCCtgtttgccatctcactcattgtatgataataactaatatatattatgattttatAGTTAATTCAGATCGtacaattaaatataaaaaaaaactttgaaaatctAATTTTTTCTTAGAACTGGATTTAATTTTTGGGAGAATTTTGTATACACCCTTGCTAAACGGCTAAATATCGTATTTGCCCGGCCTAAATTCTAAATATCGTATTTGCCCTTTTTAATGTGTTATAATATCATAAATACCCAAATCtatttttttgattatttttattgatttataatattttttaccattttaaaatcattaaagCTAAAAACcatttgaaattgacaattttgtCATTGCTTCTAAATTCCAAAATCATACTCACATGAACAAATAGAAATCGTAGATTCCTTGCGTCCTGCTTCATGAATCGTCTTCCCTTGCGTCTTCATCGATCAACAATCGCACACAATCGTCGATCAACAATCACATGTCGAACTTCGTTATCGATCGCATATTCATTGCGTCTTGCAGCTTCCTTCGGTCTTGCACTTCCTTCCGATCGCAACTTCCTTCCGTCTTGCAGCTTCCTTCTGATCGCATCACACAAAAGGCTTCTCCCCCTGTTGTCGCACACTCACATCATCACATAAGGTAAATATCGATTTCAAGCTATTCCTATTTTCTATCTCTTCAATTTCATTTTTAGGGTTCTTAGTTTCAATTGTTCAAATTCTTTTAACAATCAGTTTAGTTATGTTGTATTTTATAACTTAGTTGTTTTGATTTGAGCTACGATCAGGTTTCCAGTGAACTTTGAACATTTAATATTCTGCTTGATGCAAATATGGGGTGCTTTACTTGGTGGTTGTAGAATTCACAAGAATATGGAACTTGCTTCCAAAGTTTGTCAAACGATAGGTGATTTGAATCTTGAAGATGATAAAGTTGTTGCTTATATAGTGCTATTGTCAAATGTATATGCTGGTGCTAAAAAGTGGAAAGATGTTGCAAATGTGAGGGAGTATATGGTTAAAATGGCACTTAAGAAGCCTCCTGGAAGAAGTTGGATATAGATTGGTGGATCAGTTCATGAGTTTTTGGCCGGTGATAGGAATCATAATAAGCATGATGTGTCTTTGATTTATGAGATGCTTCTTTAGTCACCATGGAAGCAGGATTAACTGGATACAAGCCTGATGCTTATAAGTCAGCTCAATCTTATATAACTCAATAGGTAAAGCTACATTATATGTTCTTGAAAATTTACAATTTACATATGCTATGATGTTGTCAAGATCCATATTTTATGGTCACATTTATATAACAATGTTTGTTGAAAATGCCTTAAATGGGTGTTATATgtttaacttttatttatttatttatttattttgacagTTTAATATATGCACAATGGAAACTAGTGTTATGAGTTATTGACTTGTTAAGGGGGTAAATTGGGAAAGAAGTTGTTTAGAATGTAATATATAGGAAGACATGGAAGACGGTGTTTGCCATCCTTAATTATTAAGTTTGACATGTTTCTTTGTTGCTGCTGTTGTAGGTTTGACATCCAAAGCCTAAACTATTTGATCGGTTACTAAAGCTGAAGCTAGGTTACAAGCCACAAAAGAAAACATACTTAATACCCTCAAATTCACTACACCAACAGATTGATTTTTGGGGGAGTCTTTGCATTACCTTTACCTGGTAATGAAGGGTTTCCAGCATATTGTATCCAAGAGCATTCAATCAATAATTTGATTCACTACTCATCAAATGAAGAGATATAAAAGAAGGCCTAAATTCAAGAAATAGCATCGTACTTTGAGAAATTCATAAGATATAGTTAATTACATTAGCTATATTTTTGATCTCAGTACTTTTTAATTGTAATATATACAATTTTTGTCCATAAATAAtatatttggaattaattatagtTTGATCCCTCTTTTTAAAATTTATCAGTTATTACAGTTTGGTTCCTGGTCTTTAAATTTTCACTTATGACAgtttggtccttggattttaaATTTGCACTTATTATAGTTTGGTCCCTGGTCTTTAAATTTGCACTTATAACAgtttggtccttggattttaaACTTGCACTTATTAAACTTTGGTCCATAGTCTTTACATTTGCACTTATAACAGTTTGGTCCCTGGATTTCAAATTTCATTTATTACAGTTTGGTCCCCAGTCTTTAAATTTGCACTTATGACAGTTTGGTCCCTAGATTTTAAATCTGCACTTATTACAGTTTGGTCCATGGTCTATAAATTTTCACTTATGACAGTTGGTCCCTGGATTTTAAATTTTCACTTATTACAGTTTGGTCCCTGGTCTTTAAATTTGCACCATATATACAAATTTGACAACAAATGCAAATTcatgaaaagaaaataaatatcaaaatacTTATTTATGTCACATACTAACAAAAAAAATCCATCAATTGAACCCTAATTAAGAACATTTACAACTTAAGCTAACAAAATTATTAAAAGCACCAACTAATTGCACGAGCTTTTTTTTATGTAGACCCCGAAACTCCCAAATCGCCATGCGATTTTGTATTGTTTCCACGTTtcctaaaatgaataaaaaaattattttcattgTTAGTATTGTCATTTACTGaaaaaaaggaaatttaagtAACCTTTCAGAGGTGGCTGTTTCACTTTGATTGAAACTTTCAGATGCTgaatttttacatgttttttgaCGGTGTCCATACTCACCACATCGCGGAGACTTGTGTCTTCTTTTAGGCTCATCCAATGACTTGATTCTATTTTTTCTTGGTCATCCAGGTGGGCGTTTGATAATAGGTGGATATATTTTCCCTCCATTTTTTTTGGCCCATAGATCCTGTCCGGGCATTGGAGCAATTTGAAAAGCATATGCAGATTTAAATTTCTCTATAGTGAAATAGGGATCAACATATTTGTCCCAGTTAGCATCCCTTATCAAAGAAATAAAAGCCGTTGCATGTACACATGGTCGACCCTGAACTTGCCACACCTGACAACTACATTTTCTTTCATCTAGGTTGACCTCCCAACGTGTTCCCTTGTACTTCACTTCAACTTGATTCTCACAACTTCTAGTAACCTCATATTCACCTAAGTTCTATATGAAAAATTAGAAACATATATGTTTTAGATATATGTATTATTGAAGTAAAAACTAAAACAAATATAGTAATTCAACCTAATTATTTTACATGCTTACCTTAGCGATGTCGTTGAGATGATTTTTAGCAATAAGAACCAATACCCCATTCCATGTATTCACCAAATTCCTTTTCTTATCAAATTGTTTCATAATCTTTTCCCTAATTGCGTCAAGAAGATCAAACACGGGTTTATAGCACAATTTACCAATCCAAGAATTAAATGTTTCTGAAACATTATTAGTGATGTAATCACACTTGGAAGTAGTTCCAAACTTGCTTCTACTCCATATTtttttgtggttggtatttagaTATGTAATGGCAtcctcatttttatcactaatTTCCTTTAATAACCTATCATGCTTGGTTGGACGATAGGTTTTCGCAGTAGCCCATAGTTTGGTGTTAAAGAAGTCACCAAGAAAGTGTTTCTTGAAGTTGCTATATAAGTGCCTGGCTCAACATTAGGATAAACATTCATGATGGCTACTTCTAACCCTTTCTGCATGTCCGATGAGATAACAAGACCATTTGGCGTTCCAATTGATTTTTTGAGTGAGTCAAGAAACCATGTCCATGACTGTGTGTTTTCTGATTCAAGCACATAATATGCTATTGGAAAAATAGAATTGTTACCGTCAATACCAGTTGCAGCGGCTAGTACACCATTAAACTTTCCTTTTAAATGACAAGCATCAAGACCAATACACGAACGACAACCAACAACAAACCCTCTAGAACAAGCTGCTAAACAAATAAAAATCCTTTTGAAAAGTTTCTTTACACCAAATTTTTCAAAGTCAATTTCAACAACGCTTCCTTCGTTCCTTTTTAATAGTTCTTCTCTAAATTCGTCCATCTTCATGAAAGAGTGTTCCCCCTTACCATACATGTCAGTATAAGCTTACTCTTTCCCTCTAAAAACTTTTAGGTACGACACATCAACATTGAAAGTTTTCATAATCCAATTTCTTAGCTCATATGGAGAGACATCCCCATCAGATTTCAACTTGTCAGTTACTACATTAGCAATCCAACCTTGAGTGGCACGCTTATTGCCACCCTTGTTGCTTCGAGTGCAAGTATGTACTTCTTCCATTTTTTTAACctaaaaaaagaattaaataaacataaatatatttttaatataaagcATGTTAAATATAACTTAACGTATACACTTACTTCAAAGGTAACTTCATCTTGTGTAATAGAAGCATGAATTCTCCACTCACATTCTAGGTTTTCGCACCTTGCTGTGAATCGTGTCGGATCACTTTTCTGAATGTAGTAGTTAAACTCATTTTTGACTGCAAAGTGGTTTAAAGCTCTCCTAAAATCAACCACGTTTTCAAATTTTGAGCCGACTTCCATTCTCATACTATTCTTACTAAACGagttaacatcatcatcatcattcatTAGACCATCTTCATTATCAGAACTAAGATGACTATGATAGCTTTCTTCACTAGCACAAAGGTTTGCATCACACTCATCGTGTGGTTCATCTCTGTTGGCAGACAAATGGTTAGTATGAAAAGTGGAGCCAAGATTATTCTCTGTTGTCACATTAATGGTTACTTGTTTCTTGCTTCCATACAtgctaaggatagccataaatTTTTCATCAGAATCAAGCCCAAACGATTTTTTTGGTGCATACTTGTCAACATAAAGaatagaaaattttgggttgttctTTGATGAATAAAATTTTATCACTTCTTCATATAGTTGACTTAACTTGTATAAATTTGTGTCTACGTGGATACATTTTTGAGAGCCAAAGCAATATATTCGCCTACAATTGTTCTTCGTTAGCTGAAAGTAACCCCCATATTTTAATTTCAACTTGAACTTGGATGTTGGTATATGCCtaaaattgaaaaaatttagAGAAACAATCATACAATTTTGTAAaggtttaataaattaaaattaagataTTCACATAAACCTACTCGATTATTGGAGATGTAGCCCTGCTTTCCCATATTGGTTTTGATGTGTCATCAAGGGTAATATCGTCTGTTTGAGAATGATCTTCTGACATTGGTTTGTATCGCATCTAAAACATAATTCTAAATCGGCAAGAAGAAAAATAGATATAAAGGTATAACAAATACCAAATGTATGCTTAAATAAACGTAAAGAATTAATGGATTGCGTTGAAGTGGGGCCCTCACTAACATGACTTCAAGCATTCCAGATAGTTAATTCAAGATTGTAAATACAGTAGCTTCAAACAATAAACTCACAAAAAATTGACACAATGGAAAGAATTCAATGTAATCAAGTAGAAGTTTCAACACATTATTCGCATTAATTACAATTTTTTAAACCGTGAAAAATACTTGCATTTAAATCTCTGTCAGTTGTAATTCAAGATTGTAAATACACTAGTTTGAAACATCAATATAACAGGGTTTCAAAACAGTCACGTGAATAAATTAAGCAACATCAAAAACAAAATTAAAGAAAGGAAAAATAGGAATAAGGTCGGCTTTGGTTTATCACGCATATAATCATTAATTGAATGTTCAGTTTACAAAGAAAGCCAAAGATTAACCTGTAGCCGATTGCAACAGTGAATAGGTGAGAAGACAACAACTAAGTTCGACGTGTGATTGCTGATCGACGATTGTGTGCGATTGTTGATCGATGAAGATGCAAGGGATTACGATTCATGAAGCAAGACGCAAGGAATCTGCGATTTCTATTTGTTCATGTGAGTATGATTTTGGAATTTAGAAGCAAGGGCAAAATTGtctatttcaaatgtttttttagctttaatgattttaaaatggtaaaaaatattataaatcaataaaaataatcaaaaaatagATTTGGGTATTTATGATATTATAAAACATTAACAAGGGAAAATACGATATTTAGAATTTAGGCCGGACAAATACGATATTTAGCTGTTTAGCAAGGGCGTATACGAAATTCTCCCTTAATGTTTAGATTAATATTCTGGTTAAAGTTGGCTTTACCAAAATACTATTAACAAATTGTTAGACGAATTCAATGTATGCATGTAATTTCTTTTCGTAATACTTATTTTTGCACATTGTTGATTATACAATGGGATTCCTAGCTTCAACAAGCAACAAGACCGTTAGAGCTGCCCTAAGAGCAGACTCCAACGATCAAGTCATATCAGTATGTGAGAGGAGATGGTTCCTCCTGGCCGAAGATAACCATCTAGGTGTGGTGAGAGAGTGTATAGGCATAATAGAGGCTGAGGAAAAAGTCCCCTCTCCAAGGAGGAGAGCATGTTCTATTTATAGAGgacaattaggtcaggccttgggtCAACTCAATTTTGGTCCATCTAACGGGAAAAATAACTGTTGCCAAATCAATCAAGTAGACGCCATCATAGACACCAAGGCACGTGTAGCAAACCGTTAATCATTTTGTTACCCGCAGACTTAAAAGAACATTTACGCCCAATATTAAAAAGGTTTACCAACTGCTTTTAGCAAttaggcggggggggggggggggggggggggcttaaTGGTGTATAGGGAGCGACCCATACAGGAGCAGGTCGACGAAGGACGAAATTAAAATAGACGAAAAGCCCAAACACACAATACATGCCAAAAACCAACTTACCAGGCCAAGCTGGTAATCTGCATGATGAATCTTCCATATAAGATTTTCTAAAGAACATCCCAGGAAACACGGAAAAAGTATGACTATTTTATTAAAGGGTTATACACTTGTGATCTATGGATCAATGCGAGACAAGGATGGGAAAGCTATGAACTGGAGTGGACATCACCTATAAAAAATGGTAATCTCGTCTCTTGAAAGGAGGCAATTCCAAGCAACATATTTCTACTATGTACAAATCAATATCTGAATTAGGCATCGAAGATCAATATTGGGGTCCACTCATTGGTATGGATTTCTAACCTAGCATTTGTTCATTTTATGCAACGTGGTTTTCCGAGTGTTCATTAGACGAAGTCCCAAACTGATAGCGACCAACACACCAGAAATGCGAAATTGACAACTAAATCTTTCTTAAACAAATAATAATGCAATACACATTCACATTGTAAATGAGATAAATTATTCAAAAAAATCTCAAAAAGGGGACAACCAAAAATTAATTTCTAAATCAATCCAGACGGGTATTTCTAAGCTCATGATGATTAGAATGGAGACACATAAACTAAAAATCAACGTTCAACGTGTTTTCATACTTTTGTtaattatagcatcatactttagtttattttctattacaacattgtacttttaatattatattacatAATATTATGGTTTAAATAATGTACCGTTTAatttgatttcttattaatttcaTATTTCGTTAATTATAGGTATACATTTGCAGTAAGGTTTTCTTTAATAGTAACACactttcattaatttatttattatagcaTTCCATTCTcacttattttatattattagttTTTATTAATCTTCCTCTTTTTCATTAATAGTCCTActatttaaaataaatgaatataATATAGAGCATACAAACAAAACAGGGATAAAAACATTCTAATTCCAGtttcatatagatctatatagttTCAGACATATTCATCTAGATTCAAGAAGAAAGGGTCAAAAACATTCCAATTACAGTTTCATATAGATTCATACAACATTAGACAATTTCAAACACAAAAATCATGCATCTAGATTAACTTAACTGATAACCTACACAAAAACGCATATAGATCATACATCCAAAAGTTATCATGTTTGAAACACATCACCAAACAAGATCAAATTTATACCAAAATAGGTATCCAACATCTACAACATATATGAGTTTGAGCATCATTTGGCTATTGGCAGAATATAAATGCATAAAATCATCATCATACAAGATTAAAATCATACCAAAGCAACCACTCAACAACTACAATTAACCTAatcaaatacaaaaataaaacaaaagctAAAAACCTTACCTGGTGGTCCTATTGTGGTGCCTAGATTTTGGAGGTCGACATGTAAATGAAAGTTCTCTGGTGGTGGCTAGTAGTAACCGAAAAAAAAAcccaaatcagaaaaaaaaatgtataaaaaaagaaCAGACCTTACCTGTTGGTGTTACTGTGGTGGTTGGATTTTGCTTGTCGATGCGTACATGGTGGTCCTACAGTGGTGGCTGTTAGTCATCGGAAAAAAAACCCAAACCAGAATAAAAAATATgagaaattagaaaaaaaaaaataagagaatAGGAACCATGCATCTTACCTGAAGCGCTAGTATCAGCTATGGAGTCCGATGGTGGTCCTCTGTTATAGTGGCCGGTAGTCTCTAGAAAAAACCACAAATCAGGAAAAAAGAAAAGATGTGAAGTCAGAAACGAAGAAGAGAAAAATGACCAAGAATCTTACCTGAAGCAGATGGTGTAGGTGTTGGCCGCAGCGGAGGTCATCAACTTCTTAGGGAAATCGCCATTTCACTATAAGAAAATAcctctatgtcgatgacatctaATCCGACAACATGTTTCGTCGGTAAAAACAAAggtataccgacgacatgtcgtcggtaaaaAAAAGCTATACCGATGATATGTCGTCAGTATAGGCTTATGATAACTTTGACCTGGGACTCTATGCCAACGAGTTGTCATCTCAATAGGTTCGATAGGAAAGAAAAGAATTATGGCGGTCTACTGAAAGCCTATGCTGACAATATGTCGTCGGTATAGGGTACATATTTTATAATttcgatttatttatttttcttggtGCAAAAACTAAATAACGACGCCGTTTTGTGGAAAGCTATTCCAAGGACATGTCGTTAGCATAAAACGTGGCGATCCGTGTGAACTCTATTTCGACGATACATCATCGATACATGTGATTAATTAATTATGTTTTCAATActgaaaagaaaaaaacaaaacgaCACAACTTTTACTAACtgtataccgacgacatgtcgtcgataGATGGTTTAACCCAAATAGAACTCAGTCGATCAAGTTCATTTGCAACACTTCTGTGAATTTTGTTTTTCTCTCGATCTCCCAACGAAGAATCACGCTTCTGACCACTCTCCTTCACCGACGACGAGTTGATATGCTTCTTAATCCTTCTTTTTTTCTTTGCTAGTGATTTCTCAAGCCTTCACAGTCCTTCACCACCTTTAACCTCTACATCTTACGG includes these proteins:
- the LOC111887270 gene encoding uncharacterized protein LOC111887270 produces the protein MDEFREELLKRNEGSVVEIDFEKFGVKKLFKRIFICLAACSRGFVVGCRSCIGLDACHLKGKFNGVLAAATGIDGNNSIFPIAYYVLESENTQSWTWFLDSLKKSIGTPNGLVISSDMQKGLEVAIMNVYPNVEPGTYIATSRNTFLVTSLTPNYGLLRKPIVQPSMIETFNSWIGKLCYKPVFDLLDAIREKIMKQFDKKRNLVNTWNGVLVLIAKNHLNDIAKNLGEYEVTRSCENQVEVKYKGTRWEVNLDERKCSCQVWQVQGRPCVHATAFISLIRDANWDKYVDPYFTIEKFKSAYAFQIAPMPGQDLWAKKNGGKIYPPIIKRPPG